A single window of bacterium DNA harbors:
- the galB gene encoding beta-galactosidase GalB, which produces MTCNQSLVALRMAVSLMALATICMQCSAPGPSPRRIERFTRDWKFKLGDLPGAQEPGFADSDWRTLNLPHDWSIEGAFSKDNPATTDGGALPGGIGWYRKTFTLLQADMGRSAFIDFDGVYRNSEVWINGHYLGKRPYGYSSFRYELTPWLKFGGAANVLAVRVDNSKQPNSRWYSGSGIYRNVWLTLTGRVYVDHWGTCITTPEVSAQQAVISLQIRVRNDRETSQQVTVMTEVFDPAGRRVAALRNAISVPPGAVEPISGNVTVTQPALWSVEKPVLYRAVTRVLAENREEDRYETPFGIRTIAFDLEKGFALNGVAMKLLGVCNHHDLGCLGAAINERALERQLELLKAMGCNAIRTSHNPPAPELLDLCDRMGLLVMDEAYDMWKLPKNPYDYHLDWDAWHRRDLEDLIRRDRNHPCVVLWSIGNEIPEQWDDSGIEMAKELAAIVRDLDPTRPITSACNDPSPQNRIIRSGALDVVGRNYHEQDLRTFPQDYPGLKLVASETNSAIATRGAYDMPSDSVRIWPIAWNKRGPMNPDLTCSAYDNCRVPWGATHADNWRIVREYPYVSGMFIWTGFDYLGEPTPYPWPARSSYFGLIDLAGFPKDGYYFYQAEWTSRPMLHLFPHWNWQSGQVIDVWAYTNQGAVELFLNGRSLGKKEKTRDTFQLVWRVPFEPGFLKAVAYKEGSAVLEQRMQTAGAPAKIVLTADRDRIKADGRDLSFVTVEVVDSAGVLAPRADNLVQFSLQGPAVIAGVDNGLQTSMEPFKADHRMAFNGKCLCVIQTRDEPGVIVLTARSEGLQEAVLQIISE; this is translated from the coding sequence ATGACCTGTAATCAGAGTCTGGTGGCCCTTAGGATGGCGGTTTCCCTTATGGCCTTGGCGACGATCTGCATGCAGTGTTCCGCCCCTGGACCGTCCCCGCGGAGGATCGAGCGCTTCACCCGAGACTGGAAGTTCAAGCTGGGGGATCTCCCTGGCGCCCAGGAACCCGGTTTCGCCGACAGTGACTGGCGAACCCTGAACCTGCCCCACGACTGGAGCATCGAGGGGGCGTTCAGCAAGGATAACCCCGCTACGACCGACGGCGGCGCCCTGCCCGGCGGCATCGGATGGTACCGCAAAACCTTCACGCTGCTGCAGGCGGACATGGGCCGTAGCGCTTTCATTGATTTCGACGGCGTGTACCGCAACAGTGAGGTATGGATTAACGGCCATTACCTTGGCAAGCGGCCCTACGGGTACAGTTCCTTCCGGTATGAACTCACACCGTGGCTGAAATTCGGTGGTGCCGCGAATGTCCTCGCGGTGCGTGTCGACAACTCGAAGCAGCCCAATTCGCGCTGGTATTCCGGCTCGGGGATCTACCGCAATGTCTGGCTGACCCTCACCGGCCGGGTCTATGTTGATCACTGGGGCACCTGCATCACTACGCCGGAAGTCTCGGCGCAGCAGGCGGTGATTTCCCTGCAGATCCGGGTTCGCAATGACCGCGAGACTTCGCAGCAGGTGACGGTCATGACCGAGGTTTTCGATCCCGCTGGCCGCCGGGTGGCTGCTCTGCGCAATGCGATAAGTGTGCCCCCGGGAGCCGTTGAACCAATATCAGGGAACGTCACCGTGACGCAGCCGGCCTTGTGGTCGGTCGAAAAGCCGGTGCTCTATCGTGCGGTGACCCGGGTGCTGGCTGAAAACCGGGAGGAGGACCGGTACGAGACCCCCTTTGGCATCCGCACCATCGCTTTCGACCTGGAGAAAGGCTTCGCCCTCAACGGGGTGGCGATGAAGCTGCTGGGGGTCTGCAACCATCACGATCTCGGCTGCCTCGGGGCGGCGATCAACGAGCGCGCCCTCGAGCGTCAGCTCGAGCTGCTCAAGGCGATGGGCTGCAATGCCATCCGTACCTCCCACAATCCACCGGCGCCGGAATTGCTCGACCTTTGCGACCGCATGGGCTTACTGGTTATGGACGAGGCCTACGATATGTGGAAGCTGCCCAAGAATCCCTACGATTATCACCTCGATTGGGATGCATGGCACCGCCGTGATCTCGAGGATCTGATACGGCGTGACCGCAACCATCCTTGCGTGGTGCTCTGGAGCATAGGCAACGAGATTCCCGAACAGTGGGATGACAGCGGCATCGAGATGGCCAAAGAGCTGGCTGCAATCGTCCGCGATCTCGATCCTACCCGACCGATCACCTCGGCCTGCAACGACCCCTCGCCGCAGAATCGCATCATCCGCTCGGGCGCTCTGGATGTCGTCGGCCGCAACTATCACGAGCAAGATCTGCGAACCTTCCCCCAGGATTATCCGGGACTGAAACTAGTCGCCAGCGAAACCAACTCCGCCATCGCCACCCGTGGCGCGTATGACATGCCCTCCGATTCCGTGCGGATCTGGCCGATTGCCTGGAACAAACGGGGGCCGATGAATCCCGATCTCACCTGCTCGGCTTACGACAACTGCCGCGTCCCCTGGGGGGCCACCCATGCTGATAACTGGCGGATCGTGCGCGAGTATCCCTATGTCTCCGGCATGTTTATCTGGACCGGTTTCGATTATCTCGGCGAGCCGACGCCCTATCCCTGGCCGGCGCGCAGCTCCTACTTCGGCCTGATCGATCTGGCCGGTTTCCCCAAGGATGGCTACTATTTTTATCAGGCCGAATGGACCAGCCGGCCTATGCTGCATCTCTTCCCGCATTGGAACTGGCAATCCGGCCAGGTGATCGATGTTTGGGCCTACACCAACCAGGGTGCGGTGGAGCTGTTCCTCAACGGTCGTTCCCTGGGCAAAAAGGAGAAGACCCGCGATACCTTCCAGCTGGTCTGGCGGGTGCCCTTCGAACCAGGCTTTCTCAAGGCGGTGGCCTATAAGGAGGGCAGCGCAGTGCTCGAGCAGCGTATGCAGACTGCCGGGGCTCCGGCAAAAATAGTCCTGACCGCCGACCGCGATCGCATCAAGGCGGACGGCCGTGATCTTTCGTTCGTGACGGTCGAGGTCGTGGATAGCGCCGGGGTCCTGGCGCCGCGGGCGGACAACCTGGTGCAGTTTTCCCTGCAGGGGCCGGCTGTGATCGCCGGTGTCGATAACGGCCTCCAGACCAGCATGGAGCCCTTCAAGGCGGACCATCGCATGGCGTTCAACGGTAAATGCCTGTGCGTGATCCAGACGCGCGACGAGCCGGGCGTGATCGTTTTAACCGCCCGTTCGGAAGGCTTGCAGGAGGCGGTGCTGCAGATCATCAGCGAATAG
- a CDS encoding glycoside hydrolase family 31 protein, producing MNRVCSRLSLAAGMISALAAAAFSFEKLPDGLLFTLDKRLASGTARLKIEVCGDQLIRVVASPADTFSARPSLMRIAFDAGTPSWNIRDKGVYVELTTAKLRVRVHKTTGAVSFYDRKGSLLLAERTNGRRFTPAVVMEEQADHIQQLFHSPADEAFYGLGEQQNDMMNYKGQDVDLFQLNILDVNPFLVSSRNYGILWDNTSQTRFGDCRDFQSLSGLKLYDKNGTLGGLTAEYFRTAGFQDLFTARTEPRIEHEFIDVNDPYPDGFRENVASVRYSGQIEAAESGEFKFRLYASGFYKMWLNGDLVADGYRQNWLPWTTLPRLQMSAGKRYDLRIEWIPMGGYIGLKFLPLDRDTPPNTLSLWSQIGDQIDYYFVHGGSFDEVIHGYRTLTGKAPMMPKWALGLWQSRQRYTSQEELLSVVKEFRARKIPFDNIVLDWFYWKEDQWGSHEFDPSRFPDPKGMVDELHNDLHAQIMISVWPKFYVGTEHYNEFAAHPGWLYMRNVLVKERDWVGPGYTCSFYDPYRDEARKLFWDQINEHLFSKGFDAWWLDATEPDIHSNLSLEETRRRIGPTGLGSSSRYLNSYTLVHSGGIYENQRKTRPNQRVFILTRSVFAGQQRYAAATWSGDIVTRWYDLKAQISAGLNFNLSGVPWWTMDIGGFSVEPRFERNVKPEDLEEWRELNARWFQFGTFVPLLRVHGEFPYREIWNIAPTGHPAYQAMLAYDELRYRLLPYIYSMAAEVTFKDYTFMRALVMDFPKDQKVRSIGDQYLFGPAILVNPVTTYKARARALYLPAGTGWYRLQTGEFAAGGREIVAEAPLGDIPLYVREGSIIPFGPPVQYVMEKPPDPIRLYVYTGRDGAFTLYEDEGVNYNYEKGQYATIPVTWSEKERKLTLGARQGEFPGMLRERTFEVVWVSRQKPSGLDFTAAPAARVPYTGAPVTVRMQ from the coding sequence ATGAATCGTGTGTGCTCCCGCCTCTCGCTGGCAGCTGGGATGATCTCCGCCCTCGCCGCGGCAGCGTTCAGTTTTGAGAAACTCCCGGATGGCCTCCTTTTCACCCTGGACAAAAGGCTGGCATCGGGTACGGCCCGCCTCAAAATCGAGGTTTGCGGTGATCAGCTCATCCGCGTCGTGGCCTCTCCCGCCGATACCTTTTCAGCCCGTCCCAGTCTGATGCGCATCGCTTTCGATGCCGGGACTCCGAGCTGGAACATCAGAGACAAAGGGGTCTATGTGGAGTTGACCACCGCCAAGCTGCGGGTTCGGGTCCACAAGACCACTGGCGCGGTCTCGTTCTATGACCGCAAGGGCTCGCTTCTTCTCGCCGAGCGCACCAACGGCCGCCGCTTCACCCCGGCGGTGGTTATGGAAGAGCAGGCCGACCACATCCAGCAGCTCTTTCACTCCCCGGCTGATGAGGCCTTTTACGGCCTCGGCGAGCAACAAAACGACATGATGAATTACAAGGGGCAGGATGTCGATCTCTTCCAGCTTAACATCCTCGATGTCAATCCCTTCCTGGTATCGAGCCGGAATTACGGCATCCTCTGGGACAATACCTCCCAGACTCGCTTCGGCGACTGCCGCGATTTTCAATCGCTCTCCGGTCTCAAACTCTACGACAAGAACGGCACCTTGGGAGGCCTCACCGCTGAATATTTCCGGACGGCGGGTTTTCAGGATCTCTTTACGGCGCGCACCGAGCCGCGTATCGAGCATGAGTTCATCGATGTCAATGATCCCTATCCTGATGGATTTCGGGAAAATGTCGCCAGCGTTCGTTATTCCGGCCAGATCGAAGCCGCGGAGAGTGGTGAGTTCAAATTCCGCCTTTATGCCTCCGGCTTTTATAAAATGTGGCTGAATGGAGATCTGGTCGCCGATGGCTACCGGCAGAACTGGCTGCCATGGACGACTCTGCCACGTCTGCAGATGTCCGCGGGCAAGCGCTATGACCTCCGAATCGAATGGATTCCGATGGGCGGTTACATCGGCCTCAAATTTCTGCCGTTGGACCGGGATACCCCGCCCAATACGCTTTCGCTCTGGTCGCAGATTGGCGATCAGATTGACTATTACTTCGTCCATGGCGGCAGCTTCGATGAGGTCATCCATGGCTACCGCACCCTCACCGGCAAGGCCCCGATGATGCCCAAATGGGCACTGGGCCTCTGGCAGAGCCGCCAACGCTACACCTCGCAGGAGGAACTCCTTTCCGTGGTCAAGGAGTTTCGCGCCCGCAAGATTCCCTTCGACAATATCGTCCTCGACTGGTTCTACTGGAAAGAGGATCAATGGGGCAGCCATGAGTTCGACCCGAGCCGCTTCCCCGATCCCAAGGGGATGGTGGACGAGCTCCACAACGACCTGCATGCACAGATCATGATTTCGGTCTGGCCCAAGTTCTACGTCGGCACCGAACATTACAACGAGTTCGCCGCCCATCCCGGCTGGCTCTATATGCGCAATGTTCTGGTCAAAGAGCGCGACTGGGTGGGCCCGGGCTACACCTGCTCGTTCTACGATCCCTACCGCGACGAGGCCCGCAAGCTCTTCTGGGACCAGATCAACGAACATCTCTTCAGCAAGGGCTTCGATGCCTGGTGGCTTGATGCTACGGAACCAGACATCCATAGTAACCTCTCTCTCGAGGAGACGCGGCGGCGCATCGGCCCGACCGGCCTGGGTTCTTCCTCGCGCTATCTCAACAGCTACACCCTGGTCCATTCGGGCGGCATCTACGAAAATCAGCGCAAGACCCGGCCCAACCAGCGGGTTTTCATCCTTACCCGTTCGGTCTTCGCCGGGCAGCAGCGTTATGCCGCCGCCACCTGGAGCGGCGATATCGTCACGCGCTGGTATGACCTCAAGGCGCAGATCTCCGCCGGGCTCAATTTCAATCTCTCCGGTGTACCCTGGTGGACCATGGATATCGGCGGCTTCTCGGTCGAACCGCGTTTCGAACGCAACGTCAAACCCGAAGATCTCGAGGAGTGGCGCGAGCTCAATGCCCGCTGGTTCCAGTTCGGGACCTTTGTGCCTCTGCTACGGGTGCATGGCGAATTTCCCTACCGGGAGATATGGAACATCGCCCCCACCGGGCATCCCGCTTACCAGGCTATGCTGGCTTATGACGAGCTGCGCTATCGCCTGCTGCCCTATATCTACTCTATGGCTGCGGAGGTGACCTTCAAGGACTATACCTTCATGCGCGCTCTGGTTATGGATTTCCCGAAGGACCAGAAGGTGCGATCGATCGGCGACCAGTACCTGTTCGGTCCGGCGATTCTGGTCAACCCGGTCACGACCTACAAGGCCCGCGCCCGTGCCCTCTATCTGCCTGCCGGCACCGGATGGTATCGCCTCCAGACCGGCGAATTTGCGGCCGGCGGGCGGGAAATCGTCGCCGAAGCGCCGCTGGGCGATATCCCGCTCTATGTCCGCGAGGGGTCGATCATCCCCTTCGGGCCGCCTGTGCAATACGTTATGGAAAAGCCTCCCGATCCCATCCGCCTCTACGTCTATACCGGCCGCGACGGCGCCTTCACTCTTTACGAGGATGAAGGGGTCAATTACAATTACGAGAAAGGGCAGTACGCGACTATCCCGGTCACCTGGTCGGAAAAGGAGCGCAAGCTGACGCTGGGCGCGCGCCAGGGAGAATTCCCCGGCATGCTCCGGGAGCGCACCTTTGAAGTGGTCTGGGTGAGTCGGCAGAAACCGTCCGGACTCGATTTTACCGCTGCGCCCGCGGCCCGAGTGCCCTATACCGGTGCCCCTGTCACTGTACGGATGCAATAG
- a CDS encoding TetR/AcrR family transcriptional regulator, with protein MRTKEGNKEQDILQAAVQLFSENGYHKTRMFTIAERAGVATGSVYLYFASKEEILNRIFHDLWKRLAAEIEILTLRLDLEPVQKLDRLIDHVFELFLNKPALALVFVNEQNHLLLNQDNAFLPYYDRFLELAQEILIEGTERGVFRKNIDLRIIRLFFFGGIRYLIHQWAQNPEQISLQSICQQVKSIVREGILITPPSHGLT; from the coding sequence ATGCGCACCAAGGAAGGCAACAAGGAACAGGATATACTCCAGGCGGCCGTTCAGCTTTTCTCCGAGAACGGCTATCACAAGACCCGGATGTTCACCATTGCCGAGCGGGCAGGCGTAGCAACCGGCAGCGTCTATCTCTATTTCGCCAGCAAGGAGGAGATCCTTAACCGTATCTTTCATGATCTCTGGAAGCGCCTGGCGGCAGAGATCGAAATTCTGACGCTGCGGCTCGACCTGGAGCCTGTGCAAAAACTGGACCGGCTCATCGACCATGTCTTCGAACTCTTCCTTAACAAGCCCGCCCTGGCCCTGGTCTTCGTCAACGAGCAGAACCATCTGCTGCTAAATCAAGACAATGCCTTTCTCCCCTATTATGATCGCTTTCTGGAGCTCGCCCAGGAGATCCTGATCGAAGGGACTGAGCGGGGGGTTTTCCGTAAGAACATCGATCTCAGGATCATCCGGCTCTTCTTCTTCGGGGGTATCCGCTACCTTATCCACCAATGGGCCCAAAATCCCGAACAGATCTCGCTGCAAAGCATCTGCCAGCAGGTGAAAAGCATCGTACGTGAGGGCATCCTGATCACTCCGCCTTCGCATGGCTTGACGTAA
- a CDS encoding TolC family protein yields MSRSTPKIRLLLVALLLPALALAQSMTLAEAVDTALRGNEKIRQYEERLKQKKQANKAAWGNFLPTAKVEASYRHLDAPLAIDLDPIREAIITIQAGNQTEMTNIYSLLQGKAPLSAAQRQALNGQYYGALDGLLPPFSETLKKQDYPSAALVGVQPLFVGGKLIAAKKYAAAEEEAAAAELIQVRNQVFKQAANDYFAVALLQQVVATRADVLEGMKRHRLDAQRLFEEGLIPRYHLLRAEVAVADAERNLLDDQNKLDLARIALAHTLGLESASVLLAADTLAYTAAGDSLDALIYSAQENQPLLHLVAMKQRAARQNYAVARSELLPEVAGFGKYELYPEYLSALEPRWVVGIQANWTLFNGLKRMHALQQSVHLEREVEHIQKDARQQVDLWVQKAWRDAANARSRYEKLATTLALADENLRLNDKRFQSGLGTSLEVVDARLSQERIRMERLSSLQAYYSALADIYIAAGKPEALLKVWNRNKQVD; encoded by the coding sequence ATGTCCCGTTCAACACCGAAAATCCGCCTGCTACTGGTTGCCCTGTTGCTTCCGGCGCTGGCCCTGGCGCAGTCGATGACCCTTGCGGAAGCGGTCGATACCGCGCTGCGGGGCAACGAAAAGATCCGCCAGTATGAAGAGCGCCTCAAACAGAAAAAACAGGCGAACAAGGCCGCCTGGGGCAACTTTTTGCCCACGGCCAAGGTCGAGGCCAGTTACCGGCACCTCGATGCGCCTTTGGCAATCGACCTCGATCCCATTCGGGAGGCGATCATCACGATTCAAGCCGGGAATCAGACCGAGATGACCAACATCTATTCGCTGCTGCAGGGCAAAGCGCCCTTGAGCGCGGCGCAGCGCCAGGCCTTGAATGGACAGTATTATGGCGCTCTGGACGGCTTGCTGCCGCCCTTTTCGGAAACCCTGAAGAAGCAGGATTATCCGAGTGCCGCGCTGGTCGGGGTGCAGCCGCTCTTTGTCGGCGGCAAGCTGATCGCCGCCAAGAAATATGCTGCGGCCGAGGAGGAAGCCGCGGCGGCCGAGCTGATCCAAGTCCGCAACCAGGTTTTCAAGCAGGCGGCCAACGACTATTTTGCTGTCGCCCTGCTCCAGCAGGTAGTCGCCACGCGCGCCGACGTGCTCGAGGGCATGAAACGCCACCGCCTGGATGCCCAGCGTCTCTTTGAGGAAGGCCTCATCCCCCGCTATCACCTGTTGCGGGCAGAGGTAGCGGTGGCCGATGCGGAACGCAACCTCCTCGATGACCAGAACAAGCTCGACCTGGCACGCATCGCCCTCGCCCATACCCTGGGTCTGGAGTCCGCATCTGTTTTATTGGCTGCGGATACCCTTGCTTACACTGCCGCCGGTGACTCGCTCGACGCGCTCATCTATTCAGCGCAGGAGAACCAGCCCCTGTTGCATCTGGTAGCGATGAAACAGCGCGCAGCCCGGCAAAACTATGCGGTCGCCCGCTCCGAACTGCTTCCGGAGGTGGCCGGTTTCGGCAAGTATGAGCTCTATCCGGAGTATCTATCGGCACTGGAACCGCGCTGGGTTGTCGGGATCCAAGCCAACTGGACCCTTTTTAACGGCCTGAAAAGGATGCATGCGCTCCAGCAATCGGTTCATCTTGAGCGCGAGGTCGAGCATATTCAGAAGGATGCCCGGCAGCAGGTGGATCTGTGGGTGCAAAAGGCATGGCGGGATGCAGCCAATGCCCGCTCTCGTTATGAAAAGCTCGCCACCACCCTGGCTCTGGCGGACGAGAATCTACGTCTCAATGACAAACGCTTCCAATCGGGTTTAGGCACCTCTCTGGAGGTGGTGGACGCCCGCCTCTCGCAGGAGCGCATCCGCATGGAACGACTGAGCTCATTGCAGGCCTATTACTCCGCCCTGGCCGACATCTATATCGCCGCCGGCAAACCCGAAGCCCTACTGAAAGTCTGGAACCGGAACAAGCAGGTCGATTAA
- a CDS encoding efflux RND transporter periplasmic adaptor subunit gives MKSNAKSILLVPAMIALIAAMTLVIRAFTANKVVLTGQVECTEVDVASKLPGRMDSIFVQEGSPVRRGQVLARLQSREIDAKVEQARAQMAAARAKWEMARHGARPEEKEQAAKGYETARHQFELAEKTWNRISSVYRDSVISTQEHDQVEFQYKAAKEQLDAAHARYQMVLKGVRSEEIQAAEALYHQAEQGLAEALAYQDETLIKSPLDGEVFKRISDPGEIVAAGYPIFTLVDPKDVWVILQVREDQMASIRKNQMMEVVIPALGPERHPFKVTQIAAMADFATWRATNQKGDFDIKTLEIHLRPQKEIAGLIPGMTARVTL, from the coding sequence ATGAAATCAAATGCCAAATCCATATTACTGGTCCCGGCGATGATCGCCCTGATCGCGGCCATGACCCTGGTCATCCGCGCTTTTACGGCGAACAAAGTCGTTCTGACCGGCCAGGTTGAATGCACCGAAGTGGACGTTGCCTCCAAGCTCCCAGGACGGATGGACTCTATTTTTGTGCAGGAAGGATCGCCGGTACGGCGCGGACAGGTGCTGGCGCGGCTGCAGAGCCGGGAAATCGACGCCAAGGTGGAGCAAGCCCGCGCCCAGATGGCCGCCGCCCGGGCCAAATGGGAGATGGCGCGTCATGGCGCCCGCCCCGAGGAGAAGGAACAGGCCGCCAAGGGTTATGAGACCGCCAGGCATCAGTTCGAGCTCGCGGAAAAGACCTGGAACCGCATCAGCTCCGTCTATCGCGACAGCGTCATCTCGACTCAGGAGCACGATCAAGTCGAATTCCAGTACAAGGCAGCGAAGGAACAGCTCGATGCCGCCCACGCCCGATACCAGATGGTGCTCAAAGGCGTGCGCAGTGAGGAGATACAGGCTGCCGAGGCGCTCTATCATCAAGCCGAGCAGGGGTTGGCCGAGGCGCTGGCCTATCAAGATGAGACCCTGATCAAAAGCCCCTTGGATGGTGAGGTTTTCAAACGGATCAGCGATCCTGGCGAGATCGTCGCCGCCGGTTATCCGATCTTCACGCTGGTCGATCCGAAGGATGTTTGGGTGATCCTGCAGGTACGCGAGGACCAGATGGCCTCGATTAGGAAGAATCAGATGATGGAGGTAGTCATTCCAGCTTTGGGCCCTGAGCGACACCCTTTCAAGGTGACCCAGATCGCCGCGATGGCGGACTTTGCCACCTGGCGCGCTACCAATCAGAAGGGTGACTTTGACATCAAGACTCTTGAAATCCACCTGCGCCCGCAGAAGGAAATTGCGGGGCTCATTCCGGGCATGACTGCCCGGGTGACGCTGTAA
- a CDS encoding ABC transporter permease, protein MTDYLNAVRRIMVREWRRIANRKNLYLLMIILPVILFVFVAAIYRNEVVKALPVAVLDADQSELSRSLVRAVAADRLFRITSEVHSPADIEEAMRAGRIQGAFYLPEGMERDIKQGVPARMVVYRNHINLLSGNMIYKEAATIGRMASAAILVKKLEGRGLGAGQAMALANPVSVDTQALFNPSYNYANYLVPGLLPAFMQMFIMLVAVLVISAEYHEGTLAELFAAADGHAGVVLLGKSLPHLLVYGAMALGLLGIVFPIFHIPVAAPAVVILGLFLLFIAASFFLGLMISCLVHNQMLATEVAVFINTPAFMFSGYTFPLWGMPVIHRAFAQIMPFTHFLTGFIKLYQMGAPLHSLRNEVMILALFVAVPAAVSWTLLHYHCRHLPVLQSEQQSGKGGML, encoded by the coding sequence ATGACAGACTATCTCAATGCGGTGCGACGGATCATGGTACGGGAATGGCGCCGGATCGCCAACCGCAAAAATCTCTACCTATTGATGATCATCCTGCCGGTCATCCTCTTTGTCTTTGTCGCCGCCATCTACCGCAATGAGGTGGTCAAGGCTCTACCCGTGGCGGTGTTGGACGCCGACCAGTCGGAACTCTCACGGAGCCTGGTGCGCGCGGTCGCTGCCGATCGGCTTTTTCGGATCACCTCCGAAGTGCATTCCCCCGCCGATATCGAGGAGGCGATGCGTGCCGGCCGGATCCAGGGGGCTTTTTACCTGCCGGAAGGGATGGAGCGGGATATCAAGCAGGGGGTGCCGGCCCGGATGGTCGTCTACCGCAACCATATCAACCTGCTCTCGGGCAACATGATCTACAAGGAGGCGGCGACGATCGGCCGTATGGCCTCCGCTGCGATTCTTGTCAAAAAACTGGAAGGGCGCGGACTGGGTGCCGGCCAGGCCATGGCCCTCGCCAATCCGGTCAGTGTGGATACCCAGGCTCTTTTCAACCCCTCCTACAACTATGCCAACTATCTGGTTCCAGGACTGCTGCCGGCCTTCATGCAGATGTTCATCATGCTGGTGGCGGTGCTGGTGATCTCCGCAGAGTACCACGAAGGGACGCTCGCCGAGCTTTTCGCAGCGGCAGATGGCCATGCCGGGGTGGTATTGCTCGGCAAATCCTTACCGCATCTGCTGGTATATGGCGCCATGGCGCTTGGCTTGTTGGGGATTGTCTTCCCGATTTTTCATATTCCCGTGGCGGCCCCGGCCGTGGTCATCCTCGGACTCTTCCTGCTCTTCATCGCCGCCTCATTCTTTCTCGGTCTGATGATTTCCTGCCTGGTGCATAACCAGATGCTGGCGACTGAAGTGGCCGTCTTCATCAACACGCCGGCCTTCATGTTCAGTGGTTATACCTTCCCCCTTTGGGGGATGCCAGTCATCCACCGCGCCTTTGCACAGATCATGCCCTTCACCCATTTCCTTACCGGATTCATCAAACTCTATCAGATGGGCGCGCCACTGCACAGCCTGCGCAATGAGGTGATGATCCTAGCGCTGTTCGTCGCCGTGCCTGCGGCAGTCAGCTGGACTTTGCTTCACTACCATTGCCGTCACCTTCCGGTGCTGCAGTCGGAGCAGCAAAGCGGAAAAGGAGGCATGCTATGA
- a CDS encoding ABC transporter permease, with amino-acid sequence MIQSKIHGWWSVVRREVRRIHSDTNIFVVILLAPLFYAFFYGSIYSLKSEWDVPIAIVDQDHSQVARDLIRYLDSSKLVRIAEQPATYAEAVAGLMEMRVHGIVYIPEDFSVQIKRGRTAHLPVYLNTSRFLIANDISKAVAEVSGTLAGGIRLHFFESAGFSRAQALEMIEPLEVEHKALFNPTDSYGDFLIPGLLVMILQQTLLIGLAESVAKEREFGTLGELYRISGKSTWAVMSGKGFFYLVLYLAYAFFFYGSLFALFRIPFRGSITALALLTVLFLLAVIYFSLFISSFFGKKIVAMQFFVFTSYPLFLLSGYSWPLDSMPWAVRSFSQLLPCTPYLQAFVRITQMGAGWRHVSGEFLHLALLTLIGLAVARWRIRGQLRGVFYEKKSQD; translated from the coding sequence ATGATCCAGTCCAAGATCCATGGCTGGTGGTCGGTCGTGCGCCGGGAGGTCCGCCGTATCCACAGTGATACCAACATCTTTGTGGTGATTCTGCTCGCGCCGCTATTTTATGCCTTCTTCTATGGCTCCATCTACAGTCTGAAGAGTGAATGGGATGTGCCCATTGCCATTGTGGATCAGGACCATTCGCAGGTGGCGCGCGACCTGATCCGCTACCTCGACAGCAGCAAGCTGGTGCGCATTGCTGAACAGCCTGCCACCTATGCCGAAGCGGTTGCGGGGCTCATGGAGATGCGGGTTCATGGCATCGTCTATATCCCGGAGGATTTTAGCGTGCAGATTAAAAGAGGCCGCACCGCGCATCTTCCGGTGTATCTCAATACCAGCCGCTTTCTCATCGCCAATGACATCAGCAAGGCCGTCGCCGAGGTCAGCGGTACCCTGGCGGGCGGGATCCGGTTGCACTTCTTTGAGAGTGCAGGTTTCAGCCGGGCGCAGGCACTCGAAATGATCGAACCCCTGGAGGTCGAGCACAAGGCGCTTTTTAACCCGACCGACAGCTATGGTGATTTTCTTATCCCCGGACTGCTGGTGATGATTCTCCAGCAGACCCTGCTCATCGGGCTCGCCGAGAGTGTGGCCAAGGAGCGTGAATTTGGCACACTGGGTGAGCTCTACCGGATTTCCGGCAAGAGCACCTGGGCGGTGATGAGCGGCAAGGGATTCTTTTATCTCGTCCTCTATCTGGCCTATGCCTTCTTTTTCTATGGCTCTCTTTTTGCGCTTTTCAGGATCCCTTTCCGCGGCAGCATCACGGCATTGGCGCTGTTGACGGTGCTCTTTTTACTCGCTGTGATTTATTTCAGCCTCTTTATCTCCTCCTTTTTCGGCAAAAAGATCGTCGCCATGCAGTTCTTCGTCTTCACCTCCTACCCCCTGTTCCTGCTCTCCGGATACAGCTGGCCGCTGGATTCCATGCCCTGGGCGGTGCGAAGCTTCAGTCAGCTGTTACCCTGCACCCCCTATTTACAGGCCTTTGTCCGGATCACACAAATGGGCGCGGGATGGCGGCATGTCAGCGGGGAGTTCCTCCATCTCGCTCTGTTGACGCTCATCGGGCTGGCTGTGGCGCGCTGGAGGATACGGGGGCAGCTGCGCGGCGTCTTCTATGAAAAAAAGAGCCAGGATTAG